The window TCCTAACTGTCAAAATGGTAGCTACTTTTTACATAATTTTTGGGTCTAGCTGAATCCTATTCCCCTGTCTTGATGTTTTATATAGATAATTTCAGATTTTTTGTATTCTCATTTTCTGTTTCGGTGTATTTTTAGCAGTTAGAAATGAAGAGATCATAAGTAAACATAATAGGTTTTTCTCCTCCTAGAAAAAAGAAACCCTCCTCTTGTTTGGCCAAGCACTCCTCTTTTTTTCCCATCCTTGAGTTTTTGGCTTTTCAAATAATATGCCTAATAAATATGTTATGATTTTGTTGCTGTAGAGAGATACTGCTCTTCGTTTCCTGTTGCAATACTTACCAGAATATGCAAATCCAAGGTATGTTCTTGTGCATTCTCAAAATGCAGCATTCATTTGAGCTAATGAATCCTTTGCTCATAGCTAATGAATTCTTTATGGTATGTACATCAAGGGATGAATGATGATTACAATTGGTATAAATGATGTAGAACTACCTGTTTTAGTCATCCTTTAATtgtgtttgttttcttttcctaatttttgtgccatttcttttgttttgtttattttttggcTTATTCTGCGATTGTTTTGTGCCACAAAGTTCAGTAATTGTTATACTCATCTTTCTGTTGATTATGTAGGTTATTCTTCTGTGCTCAACAGAGGTTGTGCTGCAGCGAAGTGTAGCCCTTTTATGTTACGGGATTTGCTTGCCTGAAGTGTAGTGAATTTGGGCAATCCCTGATAAGTCACCAAAGACTGATGCAATGAACATGTTAGTATCATCTGTTAGGTCAATATCAAAGCAGCACCTGTATTAACATAGATTTGCAATTGAGTAATTAGAGCCCCTCTATCACCTGTTCTATTTgttttttactattttttctTCTATAATGTAGCTTGAACGTCATGATAGAACTGTTATAGGAGGGTATTATATCAATATACAACTATTGGTCTCATTAGGGAGTGGAAAATATTGTAGTACATGCTATGATTTGTGTACAGATGTTTTCCCCATCATATTCATTACTCTTATGATGTATATTTGCAGGCAATCACTCTGCCAAACTGCCAGAGAATAGTTACTCATGATTGCTGAGGTTAGTTTCCACCATGAAATGTGAATGGAATGCCAAAAAGTTAAtgacttttgttcttttttatatattatgGACCAATCGCAAGATTAAAATTACAGtcagttttctttgttttggttgCTTGTTGAGTCATTCCAAATGGAATGCCAAAAAGTTTGActtacttttgttctttttatataTAATGGACTGATCGCAAGAGAGAAATTACAGTTAGTTTTGTGTTGGCTGCATGCTGAGTCATTCCTAATGTCTATTTTTTGCTTTGTTTTAGATGTTTGGTGTGTTGCGATTATTACTAGTGAAGTTGCACTTGCTGACAGCCTCAAATCTTCTGTTTTCTCATGAATTTTAGTTTAATTTGGTTGATCTTGTGGAAACTGATAGAATATATATATTGCcaacaaaaatgcaatttttcccTAGATTCAAAGAAGGTTAACTGTCAAAGGTTAATGGTTGTGTTTTCATATGGCTataaataatgaaattttttctaaaatcaCGGTCAATGTTTTGAGTATGTTTGAACTTCATCCTTGAGAAAAAAACCAGATTTTCAATAAAATAAGTTCTTGTTGATAAGAATCCAATTTTCAAtgcagttttgaattttgtttgagtTTGTACCTCAGATATTTGAGTTGAATTGCTTTTGGTATTTGACATTGTGACATATGGAGGAAATTTTGTGCTTCTTGTCTATTGATTTTGTATGAAACTGAAATTCTTTGTGTGTCTATTTTTCTATTGAAGGAATAGAATTTGGATCGTTAAAAATGACGTTCTTAATGGTTGTCATGGTCTTATGCATACCTTACATTGTGGGGCTGATCCTTTGCAATGGAGTCGAGAGACAAATTTACATTGTGGGGTATATTGGCTATTTATTCTTATGCTGTTTATGATTATCCTTGTGATTTTTTGCTTCAGAATGTTGAAGTGCAGGATCATGTGGTAGAGTAGCTAAGAAGGAGGAATCTGTTGTGCTGTGTTAGGCATTCATGTAGTCTGATTAGGAGTGCGACTCAATGTTAAATTGATTATTGTAATTTTTTAATCTGTTTAGTCTTTTTCTAGAGAACAGTTTAGTAGATGTTTTTAGTTAATGTGTAGATATCATTCTTATAAAGAATTCAACAACAAATATTTTGTAGTAGTTAGGTTGTTGATTAATATGGCTCAAATGCCATTTAGTTTGTACGTGGCTTAATTTTTTATAAGTATTtatgtacaatttttttttttttttttttttttttttgcattctaTGTTAATCTGTTTTGTGGGTGATCATTTGTAACAGCCAAAATCTTGACTTGCAATTAGTGGTTTATGTGTTAAACTACAGCCAAATAATGATTTCTAGATAAATTACTATTTTTAATACCTCATATATTATGCTTTTTGGTCAATATAAAACTGGCCAGGGCATTTTCGATTTCCATCGCGCGAAGCGCGTTTGTGCCTCCTAGTCTTAAGAAAATATGAATGGTCTACTTCTTGTTGGAAGAACATGTCATATACGCCTCAGTGGCTAGGTTTGTACTGCTCAGTGTATATCGAGTGGAAAAGAAGATAGCAGGGGCTAATACACATTCTAGTAATTGTTTTCAGAGATTATGAGGGTGCTAAAGCCAGGTGGGCTCTGTGTGTTTGTGGAACACGTAGCAGCAGAAGGTAATAAAGATGTACTTCCTATTTGCGATAATGAAAGCTTTTATTTCATGTTAACTTCTCTGCCACCTCCATCTAACTGAATTATAACGTCAAAGCCTTGATTTGTCTGTTTTGCTGGCAGATGGAACAATTCGGAGATTTTTCCAAGGGATTCTTGATCCTTTGCAGCAGTTTGTTGCTGATGGCTGTCACTTCACTAGAAAAACTGGAGAAGTTATTGCTAAAGCGGTCTTCTCATCTGTTGAACTTCAGCGGGCATTTGTGTCTTCTGCCTCAATAGCAAATCCTCAGGTTTATGGGATAGCTCGCAAGTAGCCTAGATTAATGTTATGCCACATAAAATATTCCTGCTGCAAACCTTGGAATAATTATTTGAATACTGAGTGTGTCTAGTGTATTTGGCTAGAGTatcatttgaaatattatttgaaataattaatgtagcactttttgtgatgtgatgtatgtgagataaaaattagttgaaaatataaaaaggtggattggaaaatgtgtttatgatgcaagcgaaatattatttgagataaatttgcaatccaaacaccaGTTACACTTTCCAACCATTACTTATACTTGTTGTACTACTCTATTGTAATACATTCCAACCTTCATCAGAATCAGTAATAAATTCCAACTACTGTAATTCTCTTATTGTACTACTCTTTGTGGTCCAAGCGTGGTGGTCCTTACCAAAGATGGCAGATGCCCGAAGGGTGCCATTTCCATGtaaaagttgaaaaagaaagacaaagcTCTCAAGGTAGTGGATGGCTTTGATTCATTTATTGATTTGCCATTTTCGACGTTAGTGCCTTAGTTGATCTTTTGAGTGGTTAAGATTGTTTACATGTACTAATTCTTATTCCATTGCTCTATGATCATCATCAATTATTAAATAGCAAGAAGTCTAAGCACAAAATTAACAGTTGGGTACTACTTTACCTCCTACCTTGgtgcacaaaataagaaagaaaccgACAAGTAGCACACTCTCATTTAGCTATCGACATATTtacaaacaaaaaaagataTGAAAAATGGATTAAGCACAAAAGAACACGAAATTGGACATGAAAGAGATGAGGCATTGTGAGTAATAAAATTGAGGTACTAGATACTACCTTAAATTGTTAATTAGAAATATAGGCCAAATTCTTGAACTTCTCATCTGGGGGTCATCTCTTattattaagttaaaaaaagacaataaataaagaaattcgaaaaaaagtaataaaacatgtaaagtaattcaaaaaaataataataaaacatacTAATTCATTCTTGGGTTctctttccctttttcatttCCCTAAATAACTATtactagggataatttcaaaaacctatCTTGAGGTTTCTCATAATATCACTCAGCTCTCCTGATGTCTTTAAAATCTCACTTAACTCCTTTGAATTGACATTCATTGTAGCATTTTAGCCCCTTTGAGGAAATGCAAGAAAGATAatacttttattttagtttacaacaacaatttaatttataaagtttacaacaacaataaaaaataaaataaggttaaCTTTTTATAAGTTGTAAATTTTTTACCTTAAACTAGTTGTTTTGGAACAAAGCAAAATTTACACCTTGAAGAATTCACACATATGAAgagattattttaatttttaacatAACTTAAACTACATCATGTATTAAAATGTATTTCCCCAAAAAATTTCTTGACTTTCGTATAACTATCTATGAAAGTTTTCAAGGTATTAATTACTCACCAAAATCCTCCTGAATGGTTGATTCTAAATAGATTTAATTTATCCACATCTTTTGCTGTACCACCACGATCTCTATATAGAGAAATATAGACCATTATTAGataacaattcattttttgttttaatctacattttttggtttaacaattttactttttgactttttggttaAATAGTTATTAAGAGCAAAGGTGTTATTGTCAATTTATGACATTTGATAAGAATATTTAGTCTCGTCAAACTCACAGAGGAGGTAAGCAAAATTTTACAAACCTCAAGGAGCTGAATGATATTACGAGAAACCTCATagattttttgaaattatcctaaaaaaaaagggtaaacaaTAAAAGAAGGCGATTGGGAAAGCCATAAAGG is drawn from Coffea arabica cultivar ET-39 chromosome 1c, Coffea Arabica ET-39 HiFi, whole genome shotgun sequence and contains these coding sequences:
- the LOC113724249 gene encoding uncharacterized protein isoform X1, with the translated sequence MSFSCLQDNSIFAWLINCLKAEFWFSEGHSQKLICVAEALPLGDASVDAVVATLVLCSVKDVDLALQEIMRVLKPGGLCVFVEHVAAEDGTIRRFFQGILDPLQQFVADGCHFTRKTGEVIAKAVFSSVELQRAFVSSASIANPQVYGIARK
- the LOC113724249 gene encoding uncharacterized protein isoform X3, whose product is MSLSMVAEALPLGDASVDAVVATLVLCSVKDVDLALQEIMRVLKPGGLCVFVEHVAAEDGTIRRFFQGILDPLQQFVADGCHFTRKTGEVIAKAVFSSVELQRAFVSSASIANPQVYGIARK
- the LOC113724249 gene encoding uncharacterized protein isoform X4; this translates as MVAEALPLGDASVDAVVATLVLCSVKDVDLALQEIMRVLKPGGLCVFVEHVAAEDGTIRRFFQGILDPLQQFVADGCHFTRKTGEVIAKAVFSSVELQRAFVSSASIANPQVYGIARK
- the LOC113724249 gene encoding uncharacterized protein isoform X2, whose amino-acid sequence is MHGSHQKGVVHFKFTQAVAEALPLGDASVDAVVATLVLCSVKDVDLALQEIMRVLKPGGLCVFVEHVAAEDGTIRRFFQGILDPLQQFVADGCHFTRKTGEVIAKAVFSSVELQRAFVSSASIANPQVYGIARK